One part of the Marinobacterium rhizophilum genome encodes these proteins:
- a CDS encoding LysR family transcriptional regulator, producing the protein MPELPIGLLRTFAVTAQTLNLTAAAGQLHRAPSTISMQLSRLESLVNTELLVRGQHGVRLTPAGEQLLGHAYQLLNLHDRILGAFHNVDINGKVRLGTHDQYATRSLTPILEAFVLSYPEAQLEVICDHRPQHLVTLLNEGKLDIALVEMPAQSEGGLRLAPDELVWVRSPVHNVHERDPLPLAVFVEGCFHRDSASLALQQTDTAYRIAFISQSRAGVLAAVRAGIGIGVIPRSTLEPGMVIVESGLPPLPKTDTTLFVAEDTNEATQRLAQTIRESPQFSSSGQPPLSETHAAQTVNLNAL; encoded by the coding sequence ATGCCCGAACTACCCATAGGTCTGCTGCGCACCTTCGCCGTCACCGCGCAGACATTAAACCTCACCGCCGCCGCCGGGCAGCTGCATCGCGCACCCTCCACGATCAGCATGCAACTGAGCCGACTGGAGTCCCTGGTCAATACCGAGCTGCTGGTACGCGGACAGCATGGCGTACGACTGACACCAGCAGGCGAGCAGTTGCTTGGCCATGCTTATCAGCTGCTGAACCTGCATGATCGCATTCTGGGTGCATTCCACAACGTGGATATCAACGGCAAGGTGCGCCTGGGTACTCACGATCAATACGCGACGCGCTCCCTCACCCCCATTCTGGAGGCCTTTGTACTGTCCTACCCCGAGGCGCAACTGGAGGTCATCTGCGATCACCGCCCCCAACACCTGGTAACACTGCTAAACGAGGGAAAGCTGGATATCGCACTGGTGGAAATGCCGGCGCAGTCCGAGGGAGGTCTGCGACTGGCCCCGGATGAACTGGTCTGGGTTCGCTCGCCTGTGCACAATGTTCACGAACGCGACCCCCTGCCACTCGCCGTCTTCGTCGAAGGCTGCTTTCACAGGGACTCCGCCAGCCTTGCATTACAACAAACGGATACAGCCTATCGAATTGCGTTTATCAGCCAGAGCCGCGCCGGAGTACTTGCGGCGGTAAGGGCAGGTATAGGGATCGGTGTGATTCCGCGCTCAACACTGGAGCCCGGCATGGTCATTGTAGAGTCAGGCCTCCCTCCGCTGCCGAAGACCGACACAACTCTCTTCGTCGCAGAGGACACTAACGAGGCTACGCAGCGTCTCGCGCAAACTATCAGAGAGAGTCCACAGTTCTCGTCATCTGGTCAGCCCCCTTTGTCGGAAACACACGCTGCCCAAACCGTAAATTTGAACGCCCTGTAG
- the argC gene encoding N-acetyl-gamma-glutamyl-phosphate reductase: MIKVGIVGGTGYTGVELLRILANHPDVKVDVITSRSEDGIKVADMFPNLRGHYDLAFTVPDVERLASCDVVFFATPHGVAMRMAPELVALGVRVIDLGADFRIKDIDLWSRWYGMEHTAAALVEQAVYGLPEVNREQIRSAQMIACPGCYPTAAQLGFLPLIENDLVDTRRLVADCKSGVSGAGRGASVGALLCETSESMKAYGVAGHRHLPEIKQGLSVAAGRSVGLTFVPHLTPMIRGIHATLYSVLKDPNDGLQALFESRYADEPFVDVMPPGSHPETRSVKGANICRISVFRPQDDDTVVVLSVIDNLVKGAAGQAVQNMNIMFGLDERAGLNQVGLMP; the protein is encoded by the coding sequence GTGATTAAGGTAGGTATCGTAGGCGGCACTGGCTATACCGGTGTGGAGCTGTTGCGGATTCTGGCGAATCATCCCGATGTGAAAGTCGACGTGATCACCTCCCGTTCCGAAGATGGCATTAAGGTGGCGGACATGTTCCCCAACCTGCGCGGGCATTATGACCTTGCTTTTACCGTGCCGGATGTCGAGCGTCTGGCCAGCTGTGATGTGGTGTTCTTTGCAACCCCTCATGGCGTAGCGATGCGCATGGCACCCGAACTGGTGGCGCTGGGTGTGCGTGTTATCGACCTGGGTGCTGATTTCCGGATAAAGGACATTGACCTATGGTCGCGCTGGTATGGCATGGAGCACACTGCGGCGGCACTGGTGGAGCAGGCGGTATATGGCCTGCCGGAAGTCAACCGCGAACAGATCCGCAGTGCACAGATGATCGCCTGCCCGGGCTGCTATCCTACCGCTGCGCAGCTCGGCTTTTTGCCGCTGATCGAAAATGACCTGGTGGACACCCGCCGCCTGGTGGCTGACTGCAAGTCCGGCGTCAGTGGGGCGGGGCGGGGTGCCAGCGTAGGGGCGCTGCTGTGTGAAACCAGTGAGAGCATGAAAGCCTACGGCGTTGCCGGTCACAGGCACCTGCCGGAAATCAAGCAGGGCTTGAGCGTTGCGGCAGGCCGCTCGGTAGGGCTGACGTTCGTGCCACACCTTACGCCGATGATCCGGGGTATTCATGCGACCCTGTACTCGGTACTCAAGGATCCGAATGATGGCCTGCAGGCGCTGTTTGAATCCCGTTATGCCGACGAGCCTTTCGTGGATGTGATGCCGCCGGGCAGCCATCCGGAAACCCGCAGTGTAAAGGGGGCCAACATCTGCCGTATCAGTGTATTCCGTCCGCAGGATGATGACACCGTGGTGGTACTTTCGGTGATCGATAACCTGGTCAAGGGCGCTGCCGGGCAGGCGGTGCAGAACATGAATATCATGTTCGGGCTGGACGAACGTGCCGGTCTCAACCAGGTTGGCTTGATGCCATAA
- a CDS encoding IS256 family transposase has product MTDFTLRALSQPEAQAVDPLTELLRAGARELIAHAVEAELQGLLNQHAESRLPDGRQAVVRNGYLPERTVQTGIGDVEIKVPKVRDRSGSGIRFNSALLPPYLKRARSVEELLPWLYLKGISTGDFQDSLAALLGDQAKGLSANTISRLKSQWLEEHQQWRQRDLANSRYVYWWADGVHSNVRMDDRLCLLVIIGVTEHGRKELVAVEDGYRESTASWEELLLGLRERGLETAPKLAIGDGALGFWKAMTKTYPASRHQRCWVHKTANVLNKLPKSMQPKVKEALHDIWMAETRDAATVAFDRTLTRFSSKYPKAMDCLAKDREELLAFYDFPAEHWVHIRTTNPIESTFATVRLRTKRTRNCGSRDTTLAMVYKLLESAQKNWKRIKGFNLLTLVVNNVKFKDGEQVQDQSDRNAA; this is encoded by the coding sequence ATGACCGATTTTACCCTGAGGGCTCTTTCACAACCAGAGGCACAGGCAGTAGATCCGCTGACCGAGCTGTTGCGTGCAGGGGCACGTGAACTGATCGCACACGCCGTCGAAGCCGAGCTTCAGGGGCTTCTGAATCAGCACGCCGAATCCCGGCTCCCAGATGGCCGCCAGGCCGTGGTTCGCAATGGCTATTTGCCTGAACGTACCGTCCAGACTGGTATCGGTGATGTCGAGATCAAGGTGCCCAAGGTGCGGGACCGAAGCGGTTCCGGGATTCGATTCAACAGCGCGCTACTGCCGCCGTACCTGAAGCGGGCCCGGAGTGTCGAGGAGTTGTTGCCCTGGCTGTACTTGAAGGGCATCTCCACTGGAGATTTTCAGGACTCACTGGCCGCGCTGCTGGGCGATCAGGCCAAGGGGCTATCGGCCAATACGATATCCCGACTCAAGAGCCAATGGCTCGAAGAGCACCAGCAATGGCGGCAACGGGACCTGGCGAACTCGCGCTATGTGTACTGGTGGGCCGACGGCGTGCACAGCAACGTCCGGATGGATGATCGCCTCTGCCTGCTGGTGATCATTGGCGTCACCGAGCACGGCCGCAAGGAATTGGTTGCGGTTGAAGACGGCTACCGGGAGTCGACGGCAAGCTGGGAGGAGTTACTGCTGGGTCTGCGCGAGCGTGGCCTGGAAACCGCGCCGAAGCTGGCGATTGGCGATGGCGCGCTGGGGTTCTGGAAAGCGATGACCAAAACGTATCCTGCCAGCCGGCACCAGCGCTGCTGGGTACACAAGACGGCGAATGTACTGAACAAGCTGCCCAAATCCATGCAACCCAAAGTGAAAGAAGCGCTGCACGATATCTGGATGGCCGAGACGCGTGACGCGGCCACGGTGGCATTTGATCGGACGCTGACCCGGTTCAGTAGCAAGTATCCCAAAGCCATGGATTGCCTGGCCAAGGACCGGGAAGAGCTGCTGGCGTTCTACGACTTCCCGGCAGAACACTGGGTGCATATCCGGACCACCAACCCGATCGAATCGACTTTCGCCACGGTAAGGTTGCGCACCAAACGGACGCGTAACTGCGGCTCCAGGGACACGACGCTGGCGATGGTCTACAAGCTGTTGGAGTCGGCACAGAAAAACTGGAAACGGATCAAGGGATTTAATCTGCTGACCCTCGTGGTCAACAACGTGAAGTTCAAGGATGGTGAGCAAGTACAAGATCAATCAGACAGGAACGCCGCCTGA
- a CDS encoding OapA family protein, whose translation MGSIVLNIIKVIGNRLPAVHLVAVSVCAVIVGFTLMLVPSEEVSATRGDQSTLRSSQQETLKLDLKLDKEPSTPGLAARPAALPATSADSSAEATPEAATVQTVSKADQPTPKADNWVDYKVTGGDNLSTLFKRAGLSARDVFLVSEATKDSDALKRLYPGESLSFLIQNGELKKLKHLINPLKQVVLEQQGDGYSIDVVEKKPDIEHRFAYGTIESSLFLDGEKAGLPSNTIMEMAALFGWDVDFALDIRKGDSFRVIYEEKKLDGKVIGTGDIVAAEFTNQGDTFTSLRYTDSKGNTSYYTPKGESMRKAFLRTPVDFARISSNFNLSRRHPVLNKIRAHKGVDYAASTGTPIKASGDGKIIFRGVKGGYGNVIILQHGNNINTLYAHMSRFKKGLSVGSRIKQGQLIGYVGMSGMVTGPHLHYEFQVNGVHKNPVTVKLPHADPVPKSERASFQATSQALMAQLETYSKTQVASAE comes from the coding sequence ATGGGTAGCATTGTGTTGAACATCATTAAAGTCATAGGTAATCGTCTCCCCGCCGTGCACTTGGTCGCGGTTTCTGTTTGCGCCGTCATTGTTGGCTTCACCCTGATGCTGGTACCTTCCGAGGAAGTGTCCGCCACGAGGGGCGACCAATCGACCCTCAGGTCCAGCCAGCAGGAAACCCTGAAGCTAGACCTCAAGCTTGATAAAGAACCGTCAACTCCCGGGCTAGCTGCACGCCCTGCCGCACTCCCCGCTACCAGCGCAGACAGTAGCGCCGAAGCGACGCCAGAAGCCGCTACCGTCCAGACCGTATCCAAGGCTGACCAGCCGACACCCAAGGCAGACAACTGGGTCGACTACAAGGTCACCGGTGGCGACAACCTAAGCACTCTTTTCAAACGCGCGGGCCTCTCGGCCCGTGATGTTTTTCTGGTCAGCGAAGCCACAAAGGACAGCGATGCGCTCAAGCGCCTGTACCCCGGCGAATCACTGTCTTTCCTGATCCAGAACGGCGAGTTGAAAAAGCTCAAACACCTGATCAACCCGCTAAAACAGGTAGTGCTTGAGCAGCAGGGCGACGGCTACAGCATCGACGTTGTCGAGAAAAAGCCCGATATTGAGCATCGCTTTGCCTACGGCACCATCGAAAGCTCCCTGTTCCTGGACGGCGAAAAAGCAGGCCTGCCGAGCAATACCATCATGGAAATGGCAGCCCTGTTCGGCTGGGACGTGGACTTCGCGCTGGATATCCGCAAGGGCGACAGTTTTCGCGTAATCTACGAAGAGAAAAAACTGGATGGCAAGGTGATTGGTACCGGCGACATCGTCGCTGCCGAGTTCACCAACCAGGGCGATACCTTTACCTCATTGCGCTACACCGACTCCAAGGGCAACACCAGCTACTACACCCCCAAGGGTGAGAGCATGCGCAAGGCCTTCCTGCGTACCCCTGTCGACTTCGCCCGCATCAGCTCCAACTTCAACCTGAGCCGCCGCCACCCGGTACTGAACAAGATCCGCGCCCACAAGGGTGTTGACTATGCCGCCAGCACCGGTACGCCCATCAAGGCCTCCGGCGATGGCAAGATCATTTTCCGCGGCGTGAAGGGCGGCTATGGCAATGTCATCATTCTGCAGCACGGCAACAACATCAACACCCTCTATGCCCACATGTCCCGTTTCAAGAAAGGCCTCTCTGTCGGCAGCCGTATCAAGCAGGGCCAGCTGATTGGTTATGTCGGCATGTCCGGCATGGTGACCGGCCCTCACCTGCACTACGAGTTCCAGGTAAACGGCGTTCACAAGAACCCCGTTACCGTGAAGCTGCCCCATGCGGACCCGGTACCCAAGTCCGAACGGGCATCGTTCCAGGCCACCTCCCAGGCACTGATGGCACAGCTTGAGACCTATTCGAAAACCCAAGTCGCCAGCGCCGAGTAA
- the tyrS gene encoding tyrosine--tRNA ligase, which yields MSEMTLLQDLKARGLIAQTTSEDELDQHLNENRVTLYCGFDPTADSLHLGHLVPLLMLKRFQEYGHRPIALVGGATGMIGDPSFKDQERSLNTSDVVEQWSNCLKNQISRFISFDDIEGGAILANNYDWTASIDVLSFLRDIGKHFTVNKMIAKESVRQRIEREGSGISFTEFTYQILQSYDYQHLNKAYGCSLQIGGSDQWGNITGGIDLTRRVNGTHVHGLTLPLITKADGTKFGKTEGGAVWLDANKTSPYAFYQFWLQTPDADVYRFLKFFTFMSVAEIDALEQQDAVREGKPLGQSVLAREVTTLVHGEEGFVAAQRITEALFSGDLSTLGENDYAQLSLDGLPSSVLDRDGLAETPLTTLFADAGLATSGKQVKDALQRKAVIINGEEFGMEDNLNAPAVFSAERALFGKYFLVKLGKKKHHLFVVG from the coding sequence ATGAGCGAAATGACACTGTTACAGGATCTCAAGGCGCGCGGTTTGATTGCGCAGACCACAAGCGAAGACGAGCTTGATCAGCATCTGAATGAGAACCGTGTCACGCTTTATTGTGGCTTTGACCCCACGGCCGACAGCCTGCACCTGGGGCATCTGGTTCCGTTGTTGATGCTAAAGCGTTTTCAGGAGTATGGGCACCGTCCTATCGCGCTGGTTGGCGGTGCGACCGGCATGATCGGCGACCCGAGCTTCAAGGACCAGGAGCGCTCACTGAATACATCTGACGTGGTGGAACAGTGGAGCAACTGTCTCAAGAATCAGATCAGCCGTTTTATCAGCTTTGACGACATTGAAGGTGGCGCGATCCTCGCCAACAACTATGACTGGACCGCCAGCATTGATGTACTGAGCTTCCTGCGTGATATCGGCAAGCACTTTACCGTCAACAAGATGATCGCCAAGGAATCGGTGCGTCAGCGCATAGAGCGTGAAGGCTCCGGTATTTCCTTTACCGAATTCACGTACCAGATTCTGCAGTCCTACGATTACCAGCACCTTAACAAGGCATATGGTTGCAGTCTGCAGATAGGTGGCTCCGATCAGTGGGGCAATATCACTGGCGGTATCGACCTGACCCGACGGGTTAATGGCACCCACGTGCATGGTCTGACACTGCCGCTGATCACCAAGGCAGACGGTACCAAGTTTGGCAAGACCGAAGGCGGTGCTGTCTGGCTGGATGCCAACAAGACATCACCCTATGCCTTCTACCAGTTCTGGCTGCAAACACCGGATGCCGATGTCTACCGCTTCCTTAAGTTCTTTACCTTCATGTCAGTGGCCGAGATCGATGCGCTGGAGCAGCAGGATGCTGTGCGTGAAGGCAAGCCCCTGGGGCAGTCGGTTCTGGCGCGGGAGGTCACAACGCTGGTGCATGGTGAAGAGGGCTTTGTCGCTGCACAGCGCATCACCGAGGCCCTGTTCTCGGGAGATCTTTCCACCCTGGGTGAGAACGACTATGCCCAGCTAAGCCTCGATGGCCTGCCGTCATCAGTCCTTGATCGTGATGGCCTGGCTGAAACGCCGCTGACTACGCTCTTTGCCGATGCCGGGCTGGCGACATCCGGCAAACAGGTAAAGGATGCACTGCAGCGCAAGGCTGTCATTATCAACGGCGAGGAGTTCGGCATGGAGGACAACCTCAACGCACCGGCCGTCTTCAGTGCCGAGCGGGCCCTGTTTGGAAAGTACTTCCTCGTGAAGCTGGGCAAGAAAAAGCACCACCTGTTTGTTGTCGGCTAA
- a CDS encoding anhydro-N-acetylmuramic acid kinase yields the protein MRPLYIGLMSGTSLDSVDAVAFEFDASGCAMLASHSEPFPVSLRQQTLALMHPGADEIERLGRLDLELAELFARAANNLIGQNQLDRQRIRAIGSHGQTVRHRPDAGFTLQIGDPNLIAERTGLCVVGDFRRRDMAAGGQGAPLVPAFHSALFRKPHANRIILNIGGMANITLLPGDMAQSVTGYDTGPGNVLLDYWIHRHQALDYDRHGAWAATGTVLPELLQQLLQLPFFGAPAPKSTGREQFNPDWLQQRLLETGFDNQAPQDIQATLLELTAVSISNEIKQQAMAGCEVFLCGGGSHNRLLTKRLEALLQPYSLATTAALGLDPDWVEACAFAWLAGCRLDGSNGNMPAVTGALGERILGAVYSA from the coding sequence GTGCGCCCGCTCTATATCGGACTCATGTCAGGCACCAGCCTGGACAGCGTTGACGCCGTAGCCTTTGAGTTCGACGCCTCTGGCTGTGCCATGCTGGCCAGTCACAGCGAACCCTTCCCCGTATCATTGCGCCAGCAGACCCTGGCGCTGATGCATCCCGGTGCAGATGAAATCGAGCGCCTCGGCCGACTGGACCTGGAGTTGGCCGAACTGTTCGCCCGTGCTGCCAATAATCTGATCGGCCAGAACCAGCTGGACAGGCAGCGCATCCGCGCCATCGGCAGTCACGGCCAAACCGTGCGGCACCGCCCTGATGCGGGTTTTACGCTGCAGATCGGCGACCCGAACCTGATCGCAGAACGTACCGGACTCTGTGTCGTCGGGGATTTCCGGCGCCGGGACATGGCCGCCGGAGGCCAGGGAGCGCCGCTGGTGCCTGCATTCCACAGCGCCCTGTTTCGAAAACCCCACGCCAATCGAATTATTCTGAACATTGGCGGCATGGCGAACATCACCCTGCTGCCAGGGGACATGGCTCAGTCTGTCACCGGTTATGACACCGGTCCTGGCAATGTTCTGCTCGACTACTGGATTCATCGTCACCAGGCACTCGACTACGACCGTCACGGCGCCTGGGCGGCCACCGGCACCGTTCTGCCTGAGCTGCTGCAACAGTTATTGCAGTTGCCGTTCTTTGGCGCGCCCGCGCCCAAGAGTACCGGCCGTGAACAGTTCAACCCCGACTGGCTACAGCAACGCCTGCTGGAAACCGGTTTTGACAACCAGGCGCCGCAGGATATACAGGCCACCCTGCTGGAACTCACCGCCGTGAGCATCAGTAATGAAATCAAGCAGCAGGCGATGGCTGGCTGTGAGGTATTTCTCTGTGGCGGCGGTAGCCATAACAGGCTGCTGACCAAACGGCTGGAAGCGCTACTGCAGCCTTATAGCCTGGCGACAACGGCGGCACTCGGGTTGGATCCCGACTGGGTCGAGGCCTGCGCTTTCGCCTGGCTGGCTGGCTGCAGACTGGATGGCAGCAACGGCAATATGCCCGCGGTCACCGGTGCCCTGGGCGAGCGGATACTGGGTGCGGTGTACTCTGCCTAA
- the tnpB gene encoding IS66 family insertion sequence element accessory protein TnpB (TnpB, as the term is used for proteins encoded by IS66 family insertion elements, is considered an accessory protein, since TnpC, encoded by a neighboring gene, is a DDE family transposase.) — MIRIDEIWLATEPLDMRAGPDTALARVVAVFGAAQPHCAYLFANRRANRMKVLVHDGLGIWLAARRLHQGKFKWPETWRGQRLALNPEQLQALVQGLPWQWVGPGGAITVL, encoded by the coding sequence ATGATCCGTATTGATGAGATCTGGCTGGCGACGGAGCCGTTGGATATGCGCGCCGGTCCCGACACTGCTCTGGCGCGGGTGGTGGCGGTGTTCGGTGCGGCGCAGCCGCACTGTGCTTATCTCTTTGCCAATCGCCGCGCCAACCGCATGAAGGTGCTGGTGCACGATGGCCTGGGGATCTGGCTGGCAGCGCGGCGTTTGCACCAAGGCAAGTTCAAGTGGCCCGAAACTTGGCGCGGTCAGCGGTTGGCGCTGAACCCTGAGCAGCTCCAGGCGCTGGTGCAGGGCCTGCCGTGGCAATGGGTTGGTCCAGGCGGTGCAATAACAGTGCTGTAA
- the erpA gene encoding iron-sulfur cluster insertion protein ErpA: MTESFEQSSPMVFTDAAAAKVKSLMEEEDNTNLKLRVYITGGGCSGFSYGFTFDEAVAEDDTAVDNDGVMMVVDAMSYQYLAGAEVDYKVSLQGSQFVINNPNAATTCGCGSSFSI; this comes from the coding sequence ATGACTGAGTCCTTTGAGCAGAGCTCCCCGATGGTATTCACCGACGCGGCGGCTGCGAAGGTGAAAAGCCTGATGGAGGAGGAAGACAACACCAACCTCAAACTTCGGGTTTATATCACCGGAGGGGGTTGTTCCGGTTTCTCCTACGGCTTTACTTTCGACGAAGCGGTCGCTGAAGACGACACCGCCGTGGATAACGACGGTGTCATGATGGTTGTTGATGCCATGAGCTATCAGTATCTGGCGGGTGCCGAGGTTGACTACAAGGTTAGCCTGCAGGGCTCCCAGTTTGTGATTAACAACCCCAATGCGGCCACGACCTGTGGCTGTGGATCGTCCTTCTCAATCTGA
- the tnpA gene encoding IS66-like element accessory protein TnpA, translating to MTATHEGRATLKRRRYSQEFKASIILACQDPDVSIAQVARQFNLNANQVQNWIAQAHKDGSAPETPHFVSLPLPSSPPKEPPMQTGVMIRIQVPRPSGTVVIEWPSAQASECLALLRGLLS from the coding sequence ATGACCGCAACGCATGAAGGCCGAGCAACGCTAAAACGCCGGCGATATTCCCAAGAATTCAAAGCTTCTATCATCCTCGCCTGCCAGGACCCCGACGTCTCAATCGCCCAGGTTGCCCGCCAATTTAACCTGAATGCCAACCAAGTACAGAACTGGATCGCCCAAGCACACAAGGATGGATCGGCACCCGAGACACCGCATTTCGTTTCGTTGCCTCTGCCTTCCAGTCCACCGAAAGAGCCGCCCATGCAGACGGGTGTGATGATCCGAATTCAGGTCCCTCGGCCAAGTGGTACCGTCGTTATTGAATGGCCTTCCGCTCAAGCTAGTGAATGCCTCGCTCTGCTCAGGGGCTTGCTGTCATGA
- the tnpC gene encoding IS66 family transposase — MTSTPDLSQLSPEQLRQLATELMARVEQQDQVIQQRDQVIQRSELRNQQLTHELALLKRHKYGQRSEHLNVLQISLLDEVISADIAAIEAELEQLKTTPAPATKRQPKRAALPPELPRTEIRHEPESENCACGCQLKRIGEDISEKLDYTPGVFTVERHIRGKWVCDACETLTQAPMPAHIIDKGTPTTGLLAQVMIAKYADHLPLYRQEQIFGRAGVAIPRSTLAEWIGRCGVQLQPLIDALREALLKEAVLHADETPVPMLAPGKKKTHKAYIWAYASTPYSDLNAVIYAFAPGRGGQHARDFLGDWQGQLVCDDYGGYKASFKHGITEVGCMALARRKFVELHVAGMSQIAAQAVEYIKQLYEVEREARSLNNTERQALRQARARPIADALHQWMQAHRLQVPDGTATAKALDYSLKRWAALTRYLDEGALPIDNNRVENLIRPWALGRSNWLFAGSLRSGQRAAAVMSLIQSAKLNGHEPYAHLKDVLARLPTQKASAIGELLPHNWKAPAGKV; from the coding sequence ATGACCTCAACACCTGACCTCTCACAGCTTTCACCCGAACAACTGCGCCAGTTGGCCACTGAACTGATGGCCCGCGTTGAGCAGCAGGATCAGGTGATACAGCAGCGCGACCAAGTCATACAGCGCAGCGAGTTACGTAATCAGCAGCTGACCCATGAGCTGGCCCTGCTCAAGCGCCACAAGTATGGTCAGCGCAGTGAGCACCTCAATGTGCTTCAGATCAGCCTACTCGATGAGGTCATCAGTGCCGACATCGCCGCCATTGAGGCGGAGCTTGAACAGCTGAAAACCACGCCTGCGCCGGCGACCAAACGCCAGCCCAAACGCGCCGCCTTGCCGCCGGAACTGCCCCGTACCGAGATCCGTCATGAACCTGAGTCTGAGAACTGCGCCTGCGGCTGCCAGCTGAAACGCATCGGCGAAGACATCAGCGAAAAACTCGATTACACACCCGGCGTCTTCACGGTTGAACGCCATATCCGCGGCAAGTGGGTCTGTGATGCCTGCGAAACCCTGACCCAGGCGCCGATGCCGGCGCACATCATCGACAAGGGCACCCCGACCACCGGTCTGCTGGCCCAGGTGATGATCGCCAAATACGCCGACCACCTGCCGTTGTATCGACAGGAGCAGATCTTTGGGCGTGCTGGTGTTGCCATCCCGCGTTCGACCCTGGCCGAGTGGATCGGCCGCTGCGGCGTGCAGTTGCAACCGCTGATCGACGCACTGCGCGAAGCCCTCCTCAAGGAGGCCGTGCTGCACGCCGACGAAACGCCGGTGCCGATGCTGGCGCCGGGCAAGAAGAAAACCCACAAGGCCTACATCTGGGCCTATGCCAGCACGCCGTACTCAGACCTGAACGCCGTGATCTACGCCTTCGCACCCGGGCGCGGCGGTCAGCATGCCCGCGACTTCCTGGGTGACTGGCAAGGCCAACTGGTCTGTGACGACTACGGCGGCTACAAGGCGAGCTTCAAGCACGGCATCACCGAGGTGGGCTGCATGGCGCTCGCCCGTCGCAAGTTCGTCGAGCTGCATGTGGCGGGCATGAGCCAGATCGCCGCTCAGGCTGTCGAGTACATCAAGCAGCTGTATGAGGTTGAGCGCGAGGCGCGGTCACTGAACAACACTGAACGGCAGGCCTTGAGACAAGCCCGTGCCCGCCCGATCGCGGACGCACTGCATCAATGGATGCAGGCCCATCGCCTGCAAGTGCCGGATGGCACAGCGACTGCAAAGGCGCTGGACTACAGCCTCAAGCGCTGGGCCGCCCTGACACGCTACCTGGATGAGGGGGCATTGCCGATCGACAACAACCGGGTGGAAAATCTGATCCGGCCGTGGGCGCTCGGGCGCTCGAACTGGCTGTTCGCAGGATCGCTGCGCAGTGGCCAGCGCGCTGCTGCAGTCATGAGCCTGATCCAGTCCGCCAAGCTGAATGGACATGAACCCTATGCGCATCTGAAAGACGTGCTCGCCCGACTGCCAACCCAAAAAGCGAGTGCCATCGGGGAGTTGCTGCCGCATAACTGGAAAGCGCCGGCTGGCAAGGTGTGA